One segment of Lachancea thermotolerans CBS 6340 chromosome E complete sequence DNA contains the following:
- the SKP1 gene encoding SCF ubiquitin ligase subunit SKP1 (similar to uniprot|P52286 Saccharomyces cerevisiae YDR328C SKP1 evolutionarily conserved kinetochore protein that is part of multiple protein complexes): MGKDKAQNVVLVSVEGERFTVERKIAERSLLLKNYLNDMQDNGLQSDGSDSEEEEDADDEDGDDEIVMPVPNVRSSVLQKVIEWAEHHKDSNFPDENDDDARKTAPADPWDREFLKVDQEMLYEIMQAANYLNIKPLLDAGCKVVAEMIRGRTPEEIRRTFNIVNDFTPEEEAAIRRENEWAEDR, translated from the coding sequence ATGGGAAAGGACAAGGCACAGAATGTCGTACTCGTCTCTGTTGAGGGTGAGAGGTTCACTGTCGAGCGGAAAATCGCCGAAAGGTCTCttttattgaagaactACTTGAATGACATGCAAGACAACGGCTTGCAAAGCGATGGGAGTGACTCggaagaggaggaggatGCTGATGACGAGGATGGTGATGACGAAATCGTAATGCCGGTGCCCAACGTAAGGTCATCAGTGCTACAAAAGGTCATCGAATGGGCCGAACATCATAAAGACTCCAACTTCCCAGACGAGAACGATGACGATGCACGCAAAACTGCACCAGCTGACCCTTGGGACCGCGAGTTTCTCAAAGTCGATCAAGAAATGCTTTACGAGATCATGCAAGCTGCAAATTATCTCAATATAAAGCCTTTGCTGGACGCTGGATGCAAAGTTGTCGCTGAAATGATTCGCGGAAGAACTCCTGAGGAAATTAGAAGGACCTTCAACATTGTCAACGACTTCACGCCCGAAGAGGAAGCCGCTATAAGGCGTGAAAACGAATGGGCCGAGGATCGCTAA